AAGCAGCATTCAGAATACTTTGAAACCTGCCTGAGCAAGCCATTTACCGAGTCGGATGGCGTAGTTCGCTTTGATGATATCGAGCCCCGGTACTTGGCATTTTACCTGGGCGTGGCATACAGCTACTCATCCATCATGCCGCACACGCCCCCAGCCCCCTCTATGAAtcccgaggccaaggcacTGCGCACGCCTCTCCGGGACTATATAGAGGTGTACAAGCTATGTGATCGGTTTCTAAGCACCCAGATGGGCGAATTTATGCTCAAGTGCATCAAAACGAGCATCGGAGACGGTCACCGTGCCTTGTTTCGCTCGTTTGCGGATGAGGAACAACAAAAGGCGCTAATGAGAGATTTCGCGGATGGATACGAGGCGCTTGAGCACGGCCATGCGTTGCAAAAGGAGCTTTCGGAGTGGATTATTGAATATTTTGTCGAGGGCATCTCATACGAGGCTTGGGATGGCTATATGGAAGAGGTGATGCACAGACCCAAGTTTGTGGCGCAAGTTTCCAAGGGATTTGCGAGGAAGTTGTCGGAAGCCATGTCTGCGAGATCCAAGATGAAGCGCAAAGAGCTTGGCGGTCCATGAGAAGACGTTTTCTaggagaagatgttggtTGGAGAGAACTTTGCTAAGGTGGTATGAGACGGTGAGTTTCATGTACCTAGGTATGTGTTGTTGCTCGCGGTGAATGCTGACAGTGGAGGCGGAGTGAAGTCTGAGGGgttgaggagatgaagctgcgCTTTCTGCAGGGGGCTTGGCAAAGGACTATTATGATTTTCTGGCATGGAATGGCCAGCTTGGTTTGGTACGGCTGGGAGAGCCGCATTGACAACCGCTTTTACTGCTAGCAACGGTCGACAAAGAATAGCGGAACTTGCCCTCAAGTGCTAGGTTTGCGATGCACAGCGGGTGCAGCATCGTCTTTGTTTGTTATGTATcaatgagaaaagaaaatgtATGGGAAAATTCGCAGTCGAGGATGTGAAGCTGTAATGAGGTTGGCGATGAGGCCATATATGCCTTCAATTTCTCCGCCACAGCGGAtgtgtatatgtatatatatgaatGCCAGGCTCGAAAACTCCATTCCCCAGTTCCCGTTCAGTCCatcaaacaaaagaaatatagcAATGCCCAGCCAGtgtatataataaaactCCCATGAATGCTTCGCTCAAGGGCAGCCTCAGCCCTGATGCAAATCCCCCCAAATGCCTCGACGTTTTGTGTAGTAATATTTActttcaatttttttcactttgttgtttttttcttcctcggtgGTTACCGCTTGCCATACTCAGCAACGCCCTTTTCCAAATCCTCCAGGCTCTCCCGCCCGCCATACAAATTCTCCATCATGCGCTGCCTCTCGGCGGAGTCGTGCtcgagggcgagggcggtTTCGCGGCGCTGGGCGCGGGTGGCGTCGAAGTAGGTCTTTGAGGCGTATCCGACGGCAgtgatgacggcggcagTTTTTAGCCTTTTTGTTGAATTATTTATTAGcattatttatttaattttttttttgttttgttggtgTCTTTTTGTTGATATGGGATGTTGGTATGGGGGGACGTGAGAGAGTGCTTACCAGCGTCGGATCGGCGCTCGGCGCGGCGATGGGCGGAGATGTGGCAAAAAGGGCGGGTGCACTCTTGCGGCGGTTGAGAAGCCTCTGACTGTTGAATTCATATTTGTCGAAGTATGTGATTTAAGAAATGGAGGCGAGAGTGTTTTTTGCAACAGTTCGAGCCAGTATATTGCTCGTTTTATGTGGTGTTGTTGTGTTGCGTGTGGTATgtgtgttggtgatggttgcagcagcagcttcagtgTGTAAAGAGAAGCTTCGTCTAAAACAACTCGAATTTATTTCGTAGCTTACGCCACCAGGTCTATATtcaaaaaaggagagagtgGCTCAGCTCCTTAACTACAAgcaagaaaacaagaaatcATGTGAGAAGTGCCCGGGGACTAAAACTGTGTCCATGTCCCCCAATTTCCCTTCCGTCACATTGGCGTGGCATGtgcgtttctttttggtttggGTGGCCATACTCCGATGTAATAGTAGAGCCACTGGTCGAACCATTAGAGCGAGATGGGACAATTAGCCGCGGCGTCCGATTCGACGGGAGAACGCGGGGAGGGTGGCATTGATGGGCGGACCTGTGGGGTAAGGAGGGAGCCTTTGGAGCTTGGTCCGAGGTTATGAGAGGCTGTTTCATTTACGAGAGCAATATACAGGAGTTGTGTATGTTACATGGCCGGGTCTTAGTCGATGTCTGTACTAAGGTATGAAGAATGAGGGTGAGTATCTTAGTCGTAGTTGAAACTGGCTGCATGTATGCATCATGTGTTGTCACATCTTTTGAAAATCTCTCTCAAACTAAGGTAACTAACTCGCATATCTCTTCGGTACTTGCCCTTGTCCTCGTCGGCAGAGGCCGTCTCTTTTGTCTGCCGCTGCTTATTATTTGTGGTTGCACTGTTGCATACCCATCGCCTGATTTCCCCTGGCGGTGCGCCAACAATCGTGTGACCACCGATACCTAACACGCCGTAATCCCTTTTCCCGGCGTCCGAAATCTTACATGTCCTACAGGTTGCAGAATCTTTGTCTTCATGCAAACTGATAAAAGAATTTTCAAAATTGAAACGGtattattgttgttgttattaTGCGTACAGTAGTGAGGCTCTGAATGCCGTCAATTACCGGCTGCCCGGATTTTACCGCTCTCAGTCAAGACACACAGACCACCGCAAACGGCACGGCTTTCCATGTTTCCAGTTCCTTTCGGCAATCCAAAAGTTCCCTCTTCCCTCATAGCCGAACACAGCCAGCGAAAACTaatgaagcagaaaaaaaaaaggctcaCGATTCGCTAAATATATGCTCCGTACTCAAACACTAACTACTACAGCACAATaaggctctctctctctctcaatgCTGTGGCAGCCCGTCGTCTCCGTGCTTCTGCCTCGTATCCCTCCATAACGGACCTCTGGCTGCCGTTCCAACTCCTCCAACATATCCAACGTCCTTGTCCAGATCCAAACCTTTGATGAGGCCAATTGGTTTGGGCACCAGATCCGGGCTCTTCTTATTGTCGCCTTGATCcggctcatcatcttcatcgtcatgaCTCGAGTCTCCTCCCAGCAGCGGATACTTGTCCAGCCACTCCTGCCAAACCTCGTCACACTGCTCACTACCTCGGCAAGGCACCCTCTCGAAGCACTTCTCCCTGTCCAGCAGCCAGTAATGCAAAAGCACCGCTGAAAGCAACTCGGCCACGATCCACGGCTTCCACGCCCAGCCGCGTTGTCGCATGTGTCTCTCGTCGTGGCATCGCCAGAGCTCACTCGTCAGCAAGAACCGCATGACGCACCCTTCTTGCGTCCATGGCAGCGGCCTGTCCGTTTGTACCGCCTTGTCAGCCTGGTGAGGAGGCTGCAGTGTACGATGGACAACCAGCTCGGTGTAGTCGTCATCTAGTCTTGATGTATCCAACGTCTCGATGAGGCTGCGGAACCGAGGCATCGTCACCGAGAGCGTTTCTCGCAGGCGGGGCTCTATGGTGAAATTGAGGTCGTTCTTTTGGCAGAGGTATCGAAAGTCGAGATACGCTGCTCTCACGGGTGGCGAGGTAGCAAAGGCCTCAATCGACTGGGCTTTGAGCAGCACATCGCTCTGCTTTTCGATGGAGGGCCATATCCGTGTGGCTGCGAGGTACGCAAAATGCGTCTGGATGTCCTTTACTAAAATGTCATCCACGCTTCGTTCCTTGTCACCCAGCAGGTAGTCGGGCAGGTAGAAGCGGGTCGTCTTAAAGACGTTACAGCAGCGCAACACGCACTCTTCATTGCCGCATAGTTTCTGCGAGGGAAGAGGCCGGCCGTGCGAATACTGCTCTTCCCGGCGCCGTCTCTCGTCTCGTTCTCGACGGCGGAGTGTGAGAGCCACAGGGCtaggaggcgaagaggagatgCGGTCGCTACTAGGTGGCGTGCTCATTGTGTAAGACTGTGTAAGAACTGTAGAGCTTTTGTACTCTGTATTTCCGTTTCCACATGTAAGTGAAGCTTCTCCTAGCTCACTTTATACTCCTGTAGAGAAACCGCCacatggagatggatgtaGACATGGCGAGACCGCATCCGGCATATGCTCTACACCCTGCGTGTTCGGCAACGGTAAAGCACACAGACGCTTTGAACATGTAGCCCTGGCTGCAAACAAGACTCTGGGTCAAGATATGAAGCTGCCCGTTGTTCACTTTGAAGCTTGAAGGTGGTGAATAGTTGCGAAGAGGAGAAGTCGTAGGGAGGTGAGCTGTGTTGCGTTGCGTTGTGTTGAGGCCAACGGCGTACTAGAGCCGCCAAACAGGAACTCCCGCTTAACTTTAATTCCCATGGCGTGTGTCCCGTAACAAGAGTCTGCAAGTCGCCGATTTATTTGAACATCTGAGGATACGGACGGGATCTTATGCTGCTCTTGTTCGGCCTCATGTAGAACTTGATCGTGCCCTACGAGATGCATTCACCGCGTGTCTAtacagatgaagaagctcattGGCATTGACCCATGTATTTAGCTTGAACTGGAAAAGGATGgataattaaaaaagaaaaaagaacagaTTCACCACAAATATCCCCTACATTTCCGGCTCTTACACAAACACTTGGCCATATCCCCCGCACTCGCACCCTCCATCCCACCCCCATCCTCCGTAACCCCATCGACATAATCAAACGTCAACTCCTCCCCACGCGGAATATCGCGAATGGCAAACAGCGCAAGGTCGTGAATGTGCTTGTCAGCGTGGTCGCCGACGCGCGCAAAGATGCGCAGGTTGGGCTCGCACGAGTGGTTGATGAAGCGCGTCGGGCCCGAGAGGAACTCGCCGTCGACCTCGAGCGGCGGACCCTTGAGGCGCGGGTCCAGCGACTCCGGGTGGGTGAACTTGTCGAGGGCGAAGAGGTAGACGTCCTTGCGCTTGGAGACGGCCGAGGCGGCGCGGCGGCGGTCGGCTTCGGCGGAGGTGATGATTTCGCCGAGGTAGCGGTCGACGAACTGGCCCTTTTTGATGGCTACTTGGGTGCGGACTCCTGGTCAAGAGGTTAGCGAACATTCTCGGGGGGGATGCTGATGGATGACCATATCAACTCACCCCATCCTCTGTCGTCGGTACGAAAGATTTGCAGCGGAATGGTTCGCCCGCGTTCAACGACCCTGTTGGGGCAGTCTTTGGAGCATGAGCAGCCCGCGTGGCACTCGTATAGCGGCTCCTTGGAGTTGAGCATCTTGGACCGTAAAAGACCTGCTTTAGCCCCGTGGGTGTGATAGGCATacgcctttctcttctgccTGACCTTGTCCTTACGCCCTGCTTCTGGTCCATCGCCATTAGCTCCGTTCGCGTGAatgtcctcatcttcattgctACTGCtgtcctcttcctctcccagGTCGGCGAGGCAGAGACATCCCATGTACTGGCACTCGCTGTCGCTTTCACAGGAGCAGCCGCTGCGGAAACTATCCTCAGCTGGTTCAACGCCCTGGCCCAGGACCATGCGGTCTATAAAGCGGAAGTTGGGCGGGATGACGGCCTGGTCCTTGGCATTGACGATGGTGACGGGAGTGGTTTGGTGGATGGGAAAGGCGCGGAGTTGGCAGAAGTGGCAAGAGTCTTTTTCGGCAGCATGCTCCTATCTTGTTGGTTAGAATGTGCTTGGATGGTGGTTTCTCATAATAAATGGCAGAGAGATGATattcttgtctcttttttatGGCCATTGCGCGGCTTACCGGCTGGTCGTGGAAGAAAAAGTGTTGCCCTGTGACGGCCTCCATAGTTGTTAGGTCGTCCGgttcttctcttcacttGATTGATATGCTTTGTGAAATCTCGTGTCTTGTCATGAAATGGATGAGTTGGTCATTGAGCATGACATCTGACTTGGGGCGGGAGGCGAATATGGTTTTAGAGATGCAGGTGGATGCTAAAACGAATGAATAAATGACGCTATCATGGATGACTGATGTTCAAGGCattggatgaagatgaatgTTGCATTATCGAGTGAAGGTGTGTGGTATGGAGGATCGCCAGCAGATTGCCACAGTTCATTTTCGACCTAACCTGGAGCTCTCGGTGAGAACCTGAGGTACCCAAATCAATCACGGTGAGTGCACGAGCAAACGGGTTCGGTGACAAGGCCTTGCTTGCCGGTGGATCATTTTGCTTGAATTTTGCTTGGCTACTGATCCACCTGCAAGGGAGAGCAAGCGTCTGTGTTGTGCATGTCAATTACGCGCAgatgctgtactcgtactggaTAGTCTAatctgtctgtctgtgcAATGAGAATGGATGGATAGATGATGATTCCTAACGAACCCCCTACACTACATTAGCACTGCAACTAGTATGTAGATTAGTAGGCAACACCTCAATGATTGATACCAAGTAAACGCTCTCTTTGTGCCTGTAAGATGGAAGCAACTACGTCAACGCGGCCACCATGGAAGCTTTTATTATGGACATGCGCCGCCACCAGAACGCATggaagcatcatcatcatcagcctctcATCAATGGCTTGCGTCCCTTGGCTGTCCTTTGATGAATCAGCAActcaatacatgtactcgtaatacATACGAAGCCTCTATCAGGTAGGCGATGGATGGAATCTGGCCGAGTAGCGCTGCGCCATCGCTCTGTTGGCCCTGAAGCTTCAGTGGATGCGTTCGGTTCGGTTCAGTGGGCGGATATGGCGGGTCTTCTCGCCTAGAGCTCGCTGACAAACGGGGCCCGGCTTGGAGCTTCAGCGGATCGATCCATTGATCTCATTTGTCGCATCCGCCAGCACGTGTAAATGGCCATCTTTggttctctctctcttgtcttgtcctgtcctgtcttGTCTGCTCGTATTC
Above is a genomic segment from Trichoderma breve strain T069 chromosome 6, whole genome shotgun sequence containing:
- a CDS encoding SET domain-containing protein, translating into MEAVTGQHFFFHDQPEHAAEKDSCHFCQLRAFPIHQTTPVTIVNAKDQAVIPPNFRFIDRMVLGQGVEPAEDSFRSGCSCESDSECQYMGCLCLADLGEEEDSSSNEDEDIHANGANGDGPEAGRKDKMLNSKEPLYECHAGCSCSKDCPNRVVERGRTIPLQIFRTDDRGWGVRTQVAIKKGQFVDRYLGEIITSAEADRRRAASAVSKRKDVYLFALDKFTHPESLDPRLKGPPLEVDGEFLSGPTRFINHSCEPNLRIFARVGDHADKHIHDLALFAIRDIPRGEELTFDYVDGVTEDGGGMEGASAGDMAKCLFKREFLFGGSSTPLASTQRNATQLTSLRLLLFATIHHLQASK